The following are encoded together in the Macadamia integrifolia cultivar HAES 741 chromosome 10, SCU_Mint_v3, whole genome shotgun sequence genome:
- the LOC122092087 gene encoding squamosa promoter-binding-like protein 7, with the protein MELPQSSQPPPSQAAIADLPPSVSFPMEIPHVSEEVSTTWEWGSLLDFTVDDQLLVSWDSETHPIAPVPEFVSEPPSNSGSDSAADRVRKRDPRLTCSNFLAGRIPCSCPEEDEKDEEEAAVGNKRTRTYAVGTARCQVPGCETDISELKGYHRRHRVCLRCANATSVVLDGMSKRYCQQCGKFHILSDFDEGKRSCRRKLERHNKRRRRKGAVEKETQDDLPAEDISGDGEADKDSLCLSNQVMGREVSLETEGGQVSPPCSAPSSQNIQSDSGVSNVVSGDTYMDRGKDGSKCAISSSFFDNKSSYSSMCPTGRISFKLYDWNPAEFPRRLRHQIFQWLASMPVELEGYIRPGCTILTIFIAMPQFMWEKLSEDAASYVCNLFSAPESLLSGRGTVILHLNNMVFEVLKG; encoded by the exons ATGGAGCTTCCACAATCCTcacaaccaccaccatcacAGGCGGCGATTGCAGACCTTCCGCCATCAGTCTCGTTTCCCATGGAGATCCCTCATGTATCGGAGGAAGTCTCCACTACATGGGAATGGGGAAGTCTTCTGGATTTCACCGTCGATGATCAACTTCTTGTGTCTTGGGATTCCGAAACACACCCGATCGCTCCGGTTCCGGAATTCGTTTCCGAGCCGCCGTCGAACAGTGGATCGGATAGTGCTGCTGATCGGGTTAGGAAGAGGGACCCTCGTTTGACGTGTTCGAATTTCTTGGCTGGGCGAATTCCTTGTTCGTGCcctgaggaagatgagaaggacGAGGAAGAAGCTGCTGTGGGGAATAAACGTACGAGGACCTATGCAGTGGGGACTGCACGATGTCAGGTTCCTGGTTGCGAGACCGATATTAGTGAACTCAAAGGGTATCATCGTCGTCATCGTGTTTGCCTTCGCTGCGCCAATGCTACTTCTGTTGTTCTTGATGGCATGTCTAAGCGGTATTGTCAGCAGTGTGGCAA GTTTCATATCTTGTCGGACTTTGATGAAGGTAAACGCAGTTGTAGGAGAAAACTAGAGCGCCATAACAAGAGGCGGCGAAGAAAAGGTGCAGTTGAAAAGGAAACTCAAGACGATCTGCCTGCTGAAGACATTAGTGGTGATGGAGAAGCAGATAAAG ATAGTTTATGCTTGAGCAACCAAGTAATGGGCAGAGAAGTATCTTTGGAAACTGAAGGTGGGCAGGTTTCCCCACCCTGCTCAGCTCCTAGTTCGCAAAATATCCAGAGTGATAGTGGTGTCTCAAATGTGGTTTCTGGTGATACCTATATGGACAGAGGGAAAGATGGTTCCAAATGTGCTATTTCTTCATCCTTTTTTGACAATAAGAGTTCTTATTCATCTATG TGTCCAACAGGTCGGATATCGTTCAAGCTTTATGACTGGAATCCTGCAGAGTTCCCTAGACGACTTCGGCACCAA ATATTCCAGTGGTTGGCTAGCATGCCAGTAGAATTGGAGGGTTATATCCGTCCTGGATGCACCATCTTAACCATATTCATTGCAATGCCACAATTTATGTGGGAGAAG TTATCAGAAGATGCCGCTTCCTATGTGTGTAATCTTTTTAGTGCACCTGAAAGTTTGTTATCAGGAAGAGGCACAGTTATTCTTCACTTAAACAACATGGTTTTCGAGGTTCTAAAAGGTTAG